One part of the Augochlora pura isolate Apur16 chromosome 3, APUR_v2.2.1, whole genome shotgun sequence genome encodes these proteins:
- the LOC144467768 gene encoding uncharacterized protein LOC144467768: protein MEVVEINAKRQTTLLPRKPIGCPCNVRCTKKYVQPLRVKSFAPERKYCPPSKLLETDTTYHVSYLNVGHGDMRHSRSQPIRPSPALGKFEGKFSDETTNKLSYKKPATGPIARLRPILPKQRPMIGTGRMEHVTTVRQDFGRKQIDKPEPIVPCGHIRLSTGQLDTSTTAKLSYADPGFVEPTINFKPIRVYRPPCEPVHHETTQKLSYLPVQIQEKESCPWRIKPTYRPPDVAMSDQTTYSQSYLQNDEPCVEKPIKPIGNPLFPHGGEFAARTIYKESYHLQPTSMDRVEPFLPCHSISKLDGKISGDTTNKLSYQQIQVDDRAMPILPRSRNMMGDGPMQSETTNRCDFAPKSSATRPDPIIPCGNLKSADTPMDDTTTARLSYAVPGPMDCVQSYKPIVQYAKSPYKIDCETVSKLSYQAWTPPPKEELTWAVKRKYQPPKDPMCADTIYQASYPAPGHYEQLCEEQDNCDCLDVKDTCPSTQTESCENSNDSQH from the exons ATGGAAGTGGTGGAAATTAACGCAAAGAGACAGACAACATTACTGCCTCGTAAACCGATAGGATGTCCCTGCAACGTTCGG TGTACAAAGAAATACGTGCAACCGTTGCGAGTAAAATCATTTGCACCCGAGAGAAAGTACTGTCCGCCCTCGAAGCTGTTGGAAACAGATACCACTTATCACGTGTCTTATTTGAATGTGGGCCATGGAGATATGCGCCACAGCCGGTCCCAACCTATTCGGCCCAGTCCAGCCCTTGGGAAGTTCGAGGGGAAGTTTTCCGATGAAACAACCAACAAATTGAGTTACAAGAAGCCCGCTACCGGTCCTATAGCTAGGCTGAGACCGATTTTGCCAAAGCAAAG GCCAATGATTGGAACAGGTCGCATGGAACACGTTACGACCGTTCGTCAGGACTTCGGCCGCAAACAAATCGACAAACCGGAACCTATAGTGCCCTGTGGCCATATTCGTCTAAGCACCGGTCAATTAGACACCAGCACTACAGCGAAACTGTCCTACGCGGATCCAGGTTTCGTTGAACCGACCATCAATTTCAAGCCGATAAGGGTTTACCGACCTCCCTGCGAACCGGTTCATCATGAGACTACCCAAAAGTTAAGCTATCTTCCGGTTCAAATTCAAGAGAAGGAATCATGTCCTTGGCGAATCAAGCCAACGTATAG ACCTCCGGACGTAGCGATGTCCGATCAGACAACCTACTCGCAAAGTTATTTACAAAACGACGAACCTTGCGTGGAGAAACCCATCAAGCCGATCGGTAATCCTTTGTTTCCTCACGGCGGCGAATTCGCCGCGAGAACAATATACAAAGAAAGCTATCACTTACAACCGACCAGCATGGATCGCGTGGAACCGTTCCTTCCTTGTCACAGTATCTCGAAACTGGATGGCAAAATATCGGGGGACACGACCAATAAA CTCAGCTACCAGCAGATTCAAGTTGACGATCGTGCAATGCCCATATTGCCCCGGAGCAGGAACATGATGGGCGATGGTCCAATGCAATCGGAGACTACCAATCGCTGCGATTTTGCGCCAAAATCGTCGGCCACACGACCCGACCCTATCATCCCATGTGGCAATCTTAAAAGTGCAGACACACCTATGGACGATACAACCACTGCAAGATTATCATACGCAGTTCCAGGACCGATGGACTGTGTCCAAAGTTACAAGCCGATTGTTCAATACGCCAA ATCACCGTATAAAATCGATTGTGAAACCGTGAGCAAACTCTCGTATCAGGCGTGGACACCACCACCAAAAGAAGAGCTTACATGGGCGGTCAAAAGGAAGTATCAACCACCGAAGGATCCCATGTGCGCTGACACTATTTATCAAGCCAGTTATCCAGCTCCCGGCCACTACGAGCAATTATGCGAAGAGCAAGATAATTGTGATTGCTTGGACGTGAAAGACACGTGTCCGTCCACGCAAACTGAATCATGCgaaaattcgaatgattcCCAGCATTAA
- the LOC144467769 gene encoding phosphatidylinositol 4-kinase type 2-alpha-like, which translates to MSDSEQQQLHVPYREYHSQNNTDTSALVETDALVDLSIASNNCLPVNNNESSELIPDVEFVPNPSNEQPIAIDSPGIDRESQPLLGRLELDVTFNRFPDDPQFSELVWQAECAIDNGISPERIYQGSSGSYFVKNPAGKIIGVFKPKDEEPYGRLNPKWTKWMHKLCCPCCFGRSCLIPNQGYLSEAGASLVDRKLGLGIVPNTRVVKLVSKTFNYPRLVRQKARMKQAIMDQFPTVGSHFNRIGLPPKVGSFQVFVDGYKDADFWLRRWESEPLSPRLSREFQLQFERLVILDYIIRNTDRGNDNWLIKYDNAVGKPGTDQGEVKIAAIDNGLAFPFKHPDSWRAYPYHWAWLSQAKQPFSEVTRELVLPQLSDQNFVQDLCDDLYQLLKQDKGFDRHHFDRQMSVMRGQILNLQQALKDAKSPVQLVQMPAVIVEKAKGNGAPRLFSFSDTFTQRFQNKSPFFSWC; encoded by the exons ATGAGCGACTCCGAACAGCAGCAATTGCACGTGCCTTATAGAGAATACCATAGCCAGAATAACACTGACACATCTGCTCTGGTGGAAACCGATGCATTGGTAGATTTATCCATTGCATCCAACAATTGTTTGCCAGTGAATAACAACGAGAGCTCAGAACTCATACCAGACGTTGAATTTGTCCCAAACCCAAGCAACGAACAGCCTATAGCCATTGATTCCCCTGGGATTGACCGGGAGAGCCAGCCTCTCCTAGGTCGCTTGGAGCTCGATGTTACATTCAATCGATTTCCTG ACGATCCACAATTTTCTGAGTTGGTATGGCAAGCCGAATGCGCGATAGATAATGGAATATCTCCTGAAAGAATATATCAGGGCTCCAGTGGAAGCTACTTTGTAAAAAATCCTGCAGGG aaaataataggtGTATTCAAACCAAAAGATGAGGAACCTTATGGCAGATTAAATCCAAAATGGACAAAATGGATGCACAAACTTTGTTGTCCTTGTTGTTTCGGAAGAAGTTGTTTGATACCAAATCAGGGATATTTAAGCGAGGCTGGTGCAAGTTTAGTTGACCGTAAATTAGGTCTCGGCATAGTTCCAAATACTAGAGTAGTTAAGCTCGTCAGTAAAACATTTAACTACCCACGCTTAGTCCGACAAAAAGCCCGGATGAAGCAAGCGATTATGGATCAGTTTCCCACAGTTGGCTCTCATTTCAATCGCATCGGTCTACCACCAAAAGTTGGTTCGTTCCAAGTTTTCGTAGATGGCTATAAAGACGCCGACTTCTGGTTGAGACGATGGGAAAGCGAGCCTCTGTCGCCACGTCTCAGTAGAGAATTTCAACTTCAATTCGAGCGTTTAGTTATCCTGGATTACATAATTAGAAATACGGATCGAg GTAATGACAATTGGCTTATTAAGTACGATAATGCTGTGGGAAAACCCGGGACGGATCAAGGCGAGGTCAAAATTGCCGCAATAGACAATGGATTAGCATTTCCCTTCAAACATCCCGATTCTTGGCGTGCCTATCCTTATCACTGGGCTTGGTTAAGTCAAGCGAAGCAACCTTTTAGCGAAGTAACGAGAGAGCTTGTGCTTCCTCAGCTCTCTGACCAGAATTTCGTACAAGATCTTTGCGATGATTTGTATCAATTGTTGAAA caaGATAAAGGTTTCGATCGGCACCACTTTGATAGACAGATGAGCGTGATGCGAGGCCAGATCTTAAACTTGCAACAAGCTCTAAAGGACGCCAAAAGCCCAGTACAATTGGTCCAAATGCCTGCTGTGATCGtcgaaaa GGCCAAAGGGAATGGAGCACCGAGATTATTCTCGTTTTCTGACACGTTTACACAGCGCTTCCAGAATAAAAGTCCCTTCTTCTCTTGGTGTTGA
- the Stat92e gene encoding signal transducer and transcription activator Stat92E, with protein MALWAKTQQLPQDALQQVRSVYGEHFPIEVRHFLSSWIEEQMWTEIEPDNPQFEQYIANIVISLIQELESKAASLVTDDMFLTKIKLMEAAKNFRQRYTHNPTTLFRIISHCLGTEMKLVGQVENLGGTLMSMAGGKVGLISDAIAEIAQHVESLRRRTQETGEDLRKMEQEQEAFAISYHECTKLNAHLQHLATQPQNQQNLDLEKKIRRQKEQQEQVLNHKVTGLMQLRLTLADKLKDTITRLNSLQSRVLDDELIRWKRDQQLAGNGAPFNNNLDSIQEWCESLAELIWLNRQQIKEAERLKQKFALEPPGMQDILPTLNSQITQLLSSLVTSTFIIEKQPPQVMKTNTRFTSTVRLLVGGKLNVHMTPPQVKVSIISEAQANALLKSDKMSKNSEASGEILNNTGTMEYHQATRQLSVSFRNMQLKKIKRAEKKGTESVMDEKFSLLFQSQFSVGGGELVFQVWTLSLPVVVIVHGNQEPHAWATVTWDNAFAEPGRVPFAVPDKVPWGQVAEALNVKFRSATGRSLTEDNLRFLAEKAFRGGNAAGQDYSGLLLSWAQFCKEPLPERNFTFWEWFYAVMKLTREHLRGPWIDGYILGFVRKKQAEEMLANCASGTFLMRFSDSELGGVTIAWVGDQTEVFMLQPFTSKDFAIRSLADRVFDLQHLLYLYPDLSKDQAFSKYYTPFTENQSTSTNGYVKPFLVTHIPGWGGPGVGGQTPSHSSVIGVGSSGQSGAGGSYPATPSTMFQAHSPDPSVTRDTPSVASSYAPGLGQSSVGRANPDMDYVELMGQGELPPFDENLNLDHFNGFSFSELIHSYNSKPQ; from the exons ATGGCTCTGTGGGCGAAAACACAACAATTGCCACAAGATGCGTTGCAACAGGTGCGTTCAGTCTATGGAGAACACTTTCCAATAGAAGTTCGTCACTTCCTATCATCTTGGATAGAAGAACAAATGtg GACTGAAATAGAACCAGATAATCCACAATTCGAACAGTACATAGCTAATATTGTCATATCATTGATACAAGAATTAGAATCTAAGGCAGCATCTTTAGTCACAGATGATATGTTTCTTacgaagataaaattaatggaAGCTGCAAAAAATTTTCGT CAAAGGTATACACACAATCCTACAACGCTGTTTAGAATAATCAGTCACTGTTTAGGAACAGAAATGAAGTTGGTAGGCCAAGTAGAAAATCTAGGAGGAACTTTAATGAGTATGGCGGGAGGGAAAGTAGGTTTGATAAGCGATGCTATCGCAGAAATAGCGCAACACGTTGAATCCTTAAGGCGTAGAACTCAAGAAACTGGTGAGGATTTGCGTAAAATGGAACAAGAACAAGAAGCTTTTGCTATTAGCTATCACGAGTGTACTAAGCTAAATGCGCATCTTCAACATCTTGCAACCCAGCCACAGAATCAGCAGAATTTAGAcctagaaaagaaaattagacg GCAAAAGGAGCAACAGGAACAAGTATTGAATCATAAAGTAACTGGTTTGATGCAGCTAAGACTAACATTAGCTGATAAACTTAAAGACACTATTACTAGGTTAAATAGCTTACAGTCTAGAGTCCTAGATGATGAACTTATTag GTGGAAAAGAGATCAACAGTTGGCTGGAAATGGTGCgccatttaataataatctggaCTCTATTCAAGAATGGTGCGAAAGTTTGGCCGAATTGATCTGGTTGAATCGTCAACAGATTAAAGAAGCTGAACGATTAAAACAAAAGTTTGCGCTTGAACCACCCGGAATGCAAGATATTCTTCCCACATTGAATTCACAGATTACGCAGCTCCTTAGCTCGCTAGTAACTAGTACGTTTATCATAGAAAAACAACCACCACAGGTAATGAAGACTAATACTCGCTTCACGAGTACAGTACGTCTTCTTGTGGGTGGAAAATTAAACGTTCATATGACGCCACCTCAAGTGAAAGTCAGCATTATTAGCGAGGCTCAAGCAAATGCTCTTTTAAAAAGCGACAAAATGTCGAAAAACTCGGAAGCCAGTGGTGAAATTCTAAACAATACAGGAACGATGGAATACCACCAA GCAACGAGACAACTTTCTGTAAGCTTTCGTAATATGCAACTGAAAAAGATTAAAAGGGCGGAAAAGAAGGGAACAGAATCAGTGATGGACGAGAAATTTTCACTTCTGTTCCAATCGCAATTTAGCGTTGGAGGAGGAGAATTGGTATTTCAGGTTTGGACGTTGAGTTTGCCGGTTGTAGTGATCGTACATGGAAATCAAGAGCCTCACGCGTGGGCCACTGTTACGTGGGACAACGCTTTCGCCGAGCCTGGGAGAGTGCCATTCGCTGTACCAGACAAAGTTCCGTGGGGCCAGGTAGCCGAAGCATTAAACGTTAAATTTCGATCGGCAACGGGTCGTTCTTTAACTGAAGACAACCTCCGATTCCTCGCGGAGAAAGCATTTCGTGGTGGCAATGCCGCTGGCCAGGATTATTCTGGTTTGCTATTGAGTTGGGCACAGTTTTGCAAAGAGCCATTACCGGAGAGGAACTTTACATTCTGGGAATGGTTTTATGCTGTAATGAAATTGACGAGAGAGCATTTGAGAGGACCGTGGATCGATGGTTACATATTGGGATTTGTAAGAAAGAAGCAAGCCGAGGAAATGCTAGCCAATTGCGCATCTGGAACTTTTCTGATGCGCTTTTCGGACTCTGAGCTCGGCGGAGTCACCATTGCGTGGGTTGGAG ATCAAACCGAGGTATTTATGTTGCAACCATTTACGAGCAAGGATTTTGCAATCCGTAGTTTAGCGGACCGGGTGTTCGATCTACAACACCTGCTGTACCTCTATCCAGACTTATCAAAGGATCAAGCATTTTCAAAATACTACACGCCGTTCACAG AAAATCAATCCACGTCGACGAACGGATACGTGAAACCTTTCTTAGTAACGCACATACCTGGTTGGGGTGGACCGGGCGTTGGTGGTCAGACACCGTCGCACTCGTCCGTAATTGGGGTAGGCAGTAGCGGTCAGAGTGGTGCGGGTGGTAGTTATCCTGCAACGCCATCTACCATGTTCCAAGCGCACAGTCCTGACCCGTCCGTGACGCGTGATACTCCATCAGTGGCTTCCAG CTACGCTCCGGGCCTTGGCCAGTCAAGCGTTGGGCGAGCAAACCCGGACATGGACTATGTGGAGCTGATGGGTCAAGGTGAGCTGCCCCCGTTCGATGAAAATCTCAACTTGGACCACTTTAACGGCTTTAGCTTCTCCGAGCTCATACACTCGTACAACTCGAAGCCACAGTAG